The DNA sequence CGTGTCGAACTTGGTCTGGTCGTCGCGCGCGTCGAGGTTCTCCACGTTGTACGTGGCGACCGCCAGTTCGTTCTTCTTCTGCTTGCGGGTCACCTCGCGCCGCAGCCCGTTGTCGATCACCGTGCCCAGCTCGGTGGCCTGCACGTTGTAGCCGCCGTAGCTCGCGTAGTCGAGCACGCCGGTGGTGCGGCCCTTCAGCACGTCCCCGACGTTCGCCGTCGGCACCGGCCGCGCCGGGTCCAGCGACATCACCTTGAGGCGGCCGGTGTTCTGGTCCTCGTACGAGGCGTAGCGCGTGCCGCCGCGCCGGGTCGGGTTCTCCCCCGGCTTCACGGTCACCCAGATCTCGTCGTACGCGGTCGTCGCCCCGGTCACCCGGGTGTCGGCGATCTCGACCCGGGAGCCCTCCAGCGCCTCGTAGAGGTCCAGGGCGTACCGGGACGGGTCCAGGGGCAGTGCGTCGATCGCCCCGCCGCCCGCCGAGGGCACGTAACGGCCGGGCACCGAACGGGCGTCGAGGACGACCGGGGCGGGCAGCGCGTTGCCGGAGGACAGGACGGTGGTGCGGGGTGCGGTGATCTGGGTGAGGGACTGGGTGCCGGTGCCCGGGGAGTATTCGGCGACCTTGCCGCTGACCAGGACCGCGTCGCCGACCTTCACGGCCGGTGCGGTGGAGCCGGTGTAGACGAACAGGCCCTCGCCGGTGCGCGGGTCGCCGTCGGGGGCGGTGTCCTGGATCCAGAAGCCCCGCGAGCCGCCGGCCCGCACTCCGGTGACGACGCCCGGGACTCCGGTCACCGCCTCGCCGTCGAGCGGGGAGACCCGGGTGGTGCCCTGGATGTCGTGGATCCGTACGTCGCCGGGCTCGGTGGGGCCGGGCTCCTCCGGCTCCTGCCCGCCGCCGGACGTCTCGCCCTTGGCGTTCACCGGCGTCGGGGCGCCCGAGGAGAGGTCGGCGGCGTTGTCGTCGGTGTCGGCGAGCGAGGCGGCCCGTGCGACGGACGCGGTGGCCGACGCGCCGGGGACCGGGCCGCCGCCCTCGCGGACGACCGCCGAGCCGTAGCCGACCAGGTCGACGATCCGGGTGTCCGCCGCACAGTCCGCCGCCGACTTGCAGGTGAGCGGGGCCGTTCCGGAGACCAGGGCGACGGTGCCGCTTCCCGCCGCCATGGCGATCGTGCCGGTGGTGTCGGCGGTGGGAAGGGCGACGGTTCCGCCGGTGCCCGCGGCCTGGGCGACCAGGTAGCGGCCGCCGGGCGCGATCGACCCGGACAGCTCGGAGACCTGCCACCGGGAGCCCGCCGACGGGCTGCCCGGCAGGTACTGGACGCTGAGTCCGCCGACCTCGAAGGACGCGGAGCCGGCGTTGGCCAGCTCGACGAAGTCCCGGGTCAGCGTCGCGCCGGAGTTGCCCCCGCCGCCGTACACCTCGGAGATGACGGCGGTGGCGGACGGGGCCGCCTGGGCGGCGGGCAGGGCGGTCACCGCGAGAGCGGCGGCGACGGCGCCGGTCAGAAGAACGGAACCGGATCTGTGTATCTGCACGGGAGGTGCCCCCAACTGAGTAGTAGGGGCAAAAACTATGCGCGTAGAACGGGCATGACAAGGCGCTGGAGGTTAATTCCGGGCGTATCCCGGGTGAGCGCCACGGACCGGCGCCCGGAGCGGTCCGGGGGAGGACCGCACCGGGCGGGTCACGAGGGCGTCCGTCCCGTCCGATCGGCGGCGGCCGGGACGGCGGGGGTCACTGGCGGATGCGGTCGCGGATCCAGACCCCGGCCTCCTTCAGGACCCCGGTCCCCGCCCATGTGCCCCCGTCGCAGGTGCCGGTCTTGAAGACGGCGCCGGAACGGTGGTCGTCGGAGTAGTTCCAGTTGGTCCAGGAGATCTTCTTGCGCTTCATGAGATCGAGGTAGCGTTGCGACATGGTGAAGTCGTTGGCGCCCTCGCCCGAGTAGTTCTGCGTGCCGAACTCCGTGACGAACACGGGCAGTTTGTTCGACGCGCGGTCGAGCGCGCTCAGGTACTCCTCGCGGTGCGAGGCCGCGTAGAAGTGGAAGGTGTACATGATGTTGGAGGCGCGGACGGGGTTGTTCACGACCTCCGACTCGTCGGAGCCCTCGGACACCCCGAAGGAGGACCAGGCGCGTGTCCCGACCAGCACCACCGCGTCGGGGTCCTGGGCCCGGATCACCGGGATGATCTGCTCGGCGTACGACTTGATGCGCGACCAGCTCACCCCCGAGGGCTCGTTGGCGATCTCGTAGAGCACACCCGGATGGTTCCTGTACTTCTTCGCCATCGCGGTGAAGAAGGTCTTGGCCCGCGACAGGTTCGCGTTCGGGTCGCCCGGGGAGAGCATGTGCCAGTCGATGACCGCGTACATGCCGCGTGCGTGCGCCGCGTCGATGAACTTCTGCGCACGGGCGGTGAAGCCGGCCGGGTCGGTCTCGTACCCGCCCTCCTGTACGTAGGTGGAGACGCGCAGCACGTCGGCGCGCCAGTCCTGGGCCAGGGCGTTGAGCGATCCGTCCGTGACGCACTGGGCGTACCACTGGGTGCCGTGCGTGCTCATCCCGTTGAGGGCGACGGCCTGGCCGGAGTCGTTGCAGAGCTGACGGCCGCAGACGGAGAGCTGGCCGTTGGCGGCGAGCGGGGTGGCGGCGGTGGGGGAGACGGGGGCCGGTGCGGCTCCCGCCCGGACGGGAGCCATCAGTGCGGTGACGACACCGAGCGCGGACGCGGCGAGCAGGGCCTTGCGGGCCATCTTGCGGCGGCCCGTCGTGGGGGCGGAGTCGGTGGGGGGAGTGGTGCGCTGGTGCATGGTGGTGCTCCCTTCGGAGGGGGGTGGGAGACGCCATGTCGGCAGAACTGAAAGTAAAGCTTCCTTCCAATTGTCGTCAACAGCGTTGAGAAACTTTCCTGCGTATGAACACGCGTGGCGGAAGGGCCTGTTGGGGCCCTCCCGCCACGCTCCCGCCCTGGTGCGCCGGTATGTCCTTGTGTGCCGCCCGGCCCTCCCGGGCCGCTCAGCCCTGCGGCAGCGGGTAGACCGCCAGCGAGAACGAGTGGCCCGCCGGGTCCCCGTACACCCTCACGTCCCGGGGACCGCTGTTGCTGTCGCCGGTGTCGACGGGCCGGGCCCCCAGCCCGATCGCCTCCCGCTCGGCCTCGTCGATGTTCTCGGGGCCGACCAGGATCCGCAGGTGCGCCTGCTGCGAGTCCTCCGGGCGCGGCCAGCTCGGCGGGGCGTAGCCGTGGTCGCGGCGGATCGCCAGCCGGACGCCGTCGTTGCCGACGATCTCGACGAAATCGGGGTCGGAACCGATCCGTATCTCCGCGTCGAGCAGACCGGCGTAGAACTCGGCCAGCTCCCTGGGTTCGGCGCAGTCAAGGACGAGGACGCTCGTTTTCTCCACAGTCATGCGGGAACGAGTACCCCCGCCGGGCGCGGACACGCCGCACCGGGCCCGTCCGTGGATCCGGAATCCGGGCCCCCGGTGCGGACGCGTCCCGGAGGAGGAAACACCCCACGCGATCTAAGGTGCGAACCATGGTTCAGAGCGCGGCGCATCCCGGTCCGGCCGGGCGCGACGCCGCCCCCGGCGGCCCCGACCCCCGGCGTTGGCGGGCACTGGCCGTCTGTCTGGTGGCGGGCTTCATGACCCTGCTGGACGTCTCCATCGTCAACGTGGCGCTCCCCTCGATCCGGGAGGGACTGAACACCCCCGAGTCCGACCTCCAGTGGGTGCTCTCCGGCTACGCCCTCGCCTTCGGGCTCTTCCTCATCCCCGCCGGGCGCCTGGGCGACGCGCGGGGCCGCCGGGCGGTCTTCATGGCGGGACTCGCCCTCTTCACCCTGGCCTCCGCCGCCTGCGGGGCCGCCCAGTCCAGCCTGTGGCTGGTGATCGCCCGACTGGCTCAGGGCATCGCGGGCGGTCTGATCTCCCCGCAGATCTCCGCCCTGATCCAGCAGATGTTCTCCGGGCGCGAGCGCGGCCGGGCCTTCGGCATGTTCGGCACCGTCGTCGGCATCTCCACGGCCGTGGGCCCGCTGCTCGGCGGCGTGCTCATCCAGGCCGCCGGACCGGACCACGGCTGGCGCTGGGTCTTCTACGTCAACCTCCCGCTCGGCGCCGTCTGCCTCCTGCTCGCCCACCGGCTGCTCCCGGACACCCCGTCCGCCGGGCGGGTGAGGCCGCGCGACCTGGACCCGGTGGGCGTCGCCCTGCTCGGGGCCGGGGTGCTGGCGCTGCTGCTGCCGTTCGTCCAGGCCCAGCAGTGGCCCGGCAACGGCAAGTGGCTGCTGCTCGTCCTGGCCGGGGCCCTGCTCGCCGCGTTCGTGGCCTGGGAGTCGCGGTGCACGGGCGGACCCACCCACCCGGTCCTGGACCTGTCGCTCTTCCGGCTGCGTTCCTACTGGCTGGGCTGCCTGCTGATCCTGCTCTACTTCGCCGGGTTCACCTCGATCTTCTTCGTGACGACCCTCTACCTCCAGTCCGGCCTGGGCTACTCCGCCCTCCAGGCCGGACTCGCCATCACCCCCTTCGCCCTCGGTTCCGGCGTCGCCGCGTCCATCGGCGGCCGGCTCGTCGGCCGCTTCGGCCGCCCCCTCGTGGTGGCGGGTCTGGCCATGGTCGCGCTGGGCCTCGCCGGCACCGCCCTCGCCGTCCACCTGGTCCCCGGCACCGGTGCGGGCTGGGCGATGGCCGCCCCGCTGCTCCTCGCCGGCCTGGGCAGCGGCCTGGTCATCGCCCCCAACCAGACCCTGACCCTCGCGGAGGTCCCGGTGAACCGGGCCGGCAGCGCCGGGGGCACCCTCC is a window from the Streptomyces sp. MMBL 11-1 genome containing:
- a CDS encoding endonuclease/exonuclease/phosphatase family protein; this encodes MQIHRSGSVLLTGAVAAALAVTALPAAQAAPSATAVISEVYGGGGNSGATLTRDFVELANAGSASFEVGGLSVQYLPGSPSAGSRWQVSELSGSIAPGGRYLVAQAAGTGGTVALPTADTTGTIAMAAGSGTVALVSGTAPLTCKSAADCAADTRIVDLVGYGSAVVREGGGPVPGASATASVARAASLADTDDNAADLSSGAPTPVNAKGETSGGGQEPEEPGPTEPGDVRIHDIQGTTRVSPLDGEAVTGVPGVVTGVRAGGSRGFWIQDTAPDGDPRTGEGLFVYTGSTAPAVKVGDAVLVSGKVAEYSPGTGTQSLTQITAPRTTVLSSGNALPAPVVLDARSVPGRYVPSAGGGAIDALPLDPSRYALDLYEALEGSRVEIADTRVTGATTAYDEIWVTVKPGENPTRRGGTRYASYEDQNTGRLKVMSLDPARPVPTANVGDVLKGRTTGVLDYASYGGYNVQATELGTVIDNGLRREVTRKQKKNELAVATYNVENLDARDDQTKFDTLAEGVAVNLSSPDILSLEEIQDDNGAVNDGTTGSEATLKRFADAIVAQGGPRYAWRYIAPENNKDGGQPGGNIRNVFLYNPERVSFTGRAGGDATTPVRAIDTWKGVELSASPGRINPASPAWENSRKPLVGEFVFRGRPVFVIGNHFASKGGDQPLHGRYQEPTRSSETQRIQQAAEVNAFVASLLKADRSARVITLGDINDFEFSPTVKALTKGRVLQPLITTLPASERYSYVFDGNSQTLDHILTSPGIRRPDYDVVHINAEFADQASDHDPQVVRIKVGGPGH
- a CDS encoding glycoside hydrolase family 5 protein, which produces MHQRTTPPTDSAPTTGRRKMARKALLAASALGVVTALMAPVRAGAAPAPVSPTAATPLAANGQLSVCGRQLCNDSGQAVALNGMSTHGTQWYAQCVTDGSLNALAQDWRADVLRVSTYVQEGGYETDPAGFTARAQKFIDAAHARGMYAVIDWHMLSPGDPNANLSRAKTFFTAMAKKYRNHPGVLYEIANEPSGVSWSRIKSYAEQIIPVIRAQDPDAVVLVGTRAWSSFGVSEGSDESEVVNNPVRASNIMYTFHFYAASHREEYLSALDRASNKLPVFVTEFGTQNYSGEGANDFTMSQRYLDLMKRKKISWTNWNYSDDHRSGAVFKTGTCDGGTWAGTGVLKEAGVWIRDRIRQ
- a CDS encoding VOC family protein produces the protein MTVEKTSVLVLDCAEPRELAEFYAGLLDAEIRIGSDPDFVEIVGNDGVRLAIRRDHGYAPPSWPRPEDSQQAHLRILVGPENIDEAEREAIGLGARPVDTGDSNSGPRDVRVYGDPAGHSFSLAVYPLPQG
- a CDS encoding MFS transporter, which gives rise to MVQSAAHPGPAGRDAAPGGPDPRRWRALAVCLVAGFMTLLDVSIVNVALPSIREGLNTPESDLQWVLSGYALAFGLFLIPAGRLGDARGRRAVFMAGLALFTLASAACGAAQSSLWLVIARLAQGIAGGLISPQISALIQQMFSGRERGRAFGMFGTVVGISTAVGPLLGGVLIQAAGPDHGWRWVFYVNLPLGAVCLLLAHRLLPDTPSAGRVRPRDLDPVGVALLGAGVLALLLPFVQAQQWPGNGKWLLLVLAGALLAAFVAWESRCTGGPTHPVLDLSLFRLRSYWLGCLLILLYFAGFTSIFFVTTLYLQSGLGYSALQAGLAITPFALGSGVAASIGGRLVGRFGRPLVVAGLAMVALGLAGTALAVHLVPGTGAGWAMAAPLLLAGLGSGLVIAPNQTLTLAEVPVNRAGSAGGTLQTGQRVGSAIGIAAVGAVFFAQVGPDGWADAYDHGLIVSVAFVLAALIVALADVGADRRGRRRTARGPSDASRSTV